The DNA region AAGTACATAGGATTTTCTAAGTAAAAATTTTAATATGCTTAATGATATTACATTAAATATCACAACACATGTTAATATCTTCTTTACAACAGATAAAACACCCGTATTCTTTTCAAAGAAAAAATAATCCATAAGACCTATTAAAATTCCTGTAATTAAATAACTTAATGTCTGCATAATTCCTCCTGAAAAATTTTAATTATATTTTTTAATAAAAATCCCCTATTTTAAATATATGCTGCAGTTCCCCATACTACTCACTTTTAAAATTTTATCATAAAATCTATAATGAAAAAGTAACAAACAAATAACATCATGTAGGAAAAGCTCAAATAAGTTGCTAGAACTGCCAATATTTATTACAAATTTAAACTAAATATACTACATCTTTACAAAATATATTTTTTGTAATACAATATAAAATATGGTAGTTAACTAATTGCAATATTGTCATTAGCTATTTTATTATCCATAAACTAAAAATTTAAAATATATGATTAGCAACCACGAAGGTTGATACTGTAATCGTAATTACAGCTTTCAATTTTTGTGGTTTTTTATTTTCATTAAATTTTATAAGAAAGAAGGAGAAACAAAATGAAAAAATTTAAATTAAGTGCTAGTATTACTTTTTTGATTTTAATTTGTTTTAGCATGACTGTACTAGCAGGAGTTCCTAATGGCATGGAAGTTATGTCCAGTAGAACTCAAGGAGAAAAACTAGTTCTAGAGGCTAGATATATGTTCGGTGGCACCGCAGAGATAAAAGATGTAGATGCCAATAACTATATGGATATTATCATAAAGGATGGAAACTACCTACTTGGTGAAGTAATGGAAAGCAAAGGTTACTTCAAATATGTTAGGGAACATGGAGAATTTATTCAGTTATCTACTCTAAATATAGCGGGAATCTCTCTTTCCAATGTAAATATATTTGATGCAAACTGCAATAGAGATATTTGCAACGCCTTTATAAAATTAGCCAACAAAAAACACCTTAATGAAGTTACCTTAAACTCTTTAAAAGGTAAATTTTTTAGAGGAAGCCTTAATGGTATTACTTATACCATCAGCTTTAAAGAAGATGACATTGCCACAACACCAATTGACATATTAAGAAAAACCATTAAATATGCCCAAACATTAAATTCAAAAGATTACTCATCAGAAGCCTATAAAGGCATTGAAAACGCTATCGTTGAAGGGGAAGCTGTAGCCAATAAAATAAACTCATCAGCAAATGATATAGAAAAAGCAATACACAATATTTGGGATGCCATAGAAAAAGCAAACTCATCTAAAGATAAAACTGAAGAATTAAAATCTATCTTATCAAAATTACCAGAAACAGAAGAAGCCGCAAGCAAAATGATTAGAAGCCAATTGCAACCTTTACTAGAAAACTATGAAACAAAAGTGAAGGAATCAGCAGTACCAACCAAAGAAATAAGAGAATTACCTAATTATAGTAGATTGGCAATCGCCAAGAGAAGAATGGCAGACATTGCTCATGGTAAAAAAGTCTATACAGGTAAAGTACATTTTACTTTACTTGTGTAGACTTTTGTTTGTTACATTTCTATCCAGATAGCAAATATCTATATTTGTTTTTTCTTAAAATTAAAATAATTTCATCTATATATTAGTTACCTATAAAGAAATATTCTTTTTCTTCGAAATATTTATTATACATTATTGCAATATATGCATAATATCCTGTTAATTTTCGGAAAATTCCAATAATTAAGTTTCTACTTATTATTAACATTTAATTAAATAATGATCTTTTTTAATTATTGCATACTATTAATAAATGATATACTTTTAATTCATTTACGTTATTAGTAAATTATATAAAAGAAGAGGGGATTAAGTTGCAAAAAAAATTCAAAAATCTTAAAATTTCAAACATCATAATTCTTTTAGCTTCTATAGCTACAATTTTCAGTTTATGCATTGGCCTTTTAGGAACCAAAGCTGCATCTAAAATTAATGACAATGTAACAACTATGTATGACGATGCACTATTAACAATTTCAAATGTATCAAAAATGAGAGAGAATTTTTTATACATAAGATTACACAGCGCCAATGCATTTGCAAATTATAATGAAAAATATTCACAACTTATAGACAAGTGTGATAAAGAAGTAATGAAAGAATATAAAGCATATACTTCTACACCATCAGATGAAACCGAAACAAAATATTTAAAAATATTTGAGGACAACTATAAAATTTATCTAGATACATCAAAACAATTCCTCATAAATGCTAAAGAAGGTAAACCTATCCCAAAAGAAGAAGACGAAAAATTAACGGTACTAGGAAATAAAATTGAAAAAGCTTTAGATGATTTACGTATATATGACACAGAATGGTCTGAAAGAGATAAAATAGAAAGTAATAAAGTATATAGTACAAACAGAACTACTCTAATTATAAGTTTAATATTATGTATTTCTATTTTTACCATATTGTCTGTGCTAACTGTAAGAGTTTTGAAAAGCTATTTAAAAGAAATAGATGACATTTTAAAAGAAATGTCCTATGGAAATTTAGATATAGAAATTAAATCTACAGGTAAAAATGAATTTGAACAAATGAAAAAATATATACAAAACACTGTAAATGGCTTTTCAAATATAATACGAGAAATAAAGGAAAAAAGTCAATTAATAAACACATCTTCTGAAAATTTAAGCGCTATTTCAGAGGAAATGGCATCCTCCTCCGAAAATGTATCCACTGCTATAAATGATGTAGCAAAAGGAACTGGAGAGCAGGCTGAAAACTTAGTTGATATAAGCACTATATTAAATGATTTTGGACATGCT from Haloimpatiens massiliensis includes:
- a CDS encoding methyl-accepting chemotaxis protein — translated: MQKKFKNLKISNIIILLASIATIFSLCIGLLGTKAASKINDNVTTMYDDALLTISNVSKMRENFLYIRLHSANAFANYNEKYSQLIDKCDKEVMKEYKAYTSTPSDETETKYLKIFEDNYKIYLDTSKQFLINAKEGKPIPKEEDEKLTVLGNKIEKALDDLRIYDTEWSERDKIESNKVYSTNRTTLIISLILCISIFTILSVLTVRVLKSYLKEIDDILKEMSYGNLDIEIKSTGKNEFEQMKKYIQNTVNGFSNIIREIKEKSQLINTSSENLSAISEEMASSSENVSTAINDVAKGTGEQAENLVDISTILNDFGHAIKEMTNNLNNLNSISNEIESTASVSSDKMKNLYTSFEFVGESFRKFIFKIDGLGNEITKIDEITLLINAIAEQTNLLALNAAIEAARAGESGRGFAVVADEIRKLAEQSKESANNISNLISQISKETENIIHDTNDIDEKLKDSSEVINDSLLSFRDIITSIDNVIPKINHLNNSAMTIDKEKDNIFDKVEEASSVSEEVSASSEEIAASSEEMNSSSQEVARTANDLSGLTLELQDKINKFKIK